A single window of Martelella sp. NC20 DNA harbors:
- a CDS encoding TRAP transporter small permease yields MTRDNGSKLSSPARRGGDAPRSAWRAGMEYVLHVMASISAVLLFLMMILTFADVLARYIVHKPIFGAAEMIQFLLALTIFSGLAVINAEDDHVTVELFDVMVRDAFPILSKVLVQGVSILIMGLMVWQMARIAVHTYELGTTTIVLEWPMWIASGATACFAAISFVVQIIGLFAGRQLPRHDVDHVS; encoded by the coding sequence ATGACACGCGACAACGGTTCGAAACTATCCTCTCCGGCACGCCGGGGAGGGGATGCACCTCGTTCGGCCTGGCGCGCAGGTATGGAATACGTGCTGCATGTTATGGCGTCGATCTCGGCAGTACTGCTTTTTTTGATGATGATCCTCACCTTCGCGGATGTTCTGGCGCGTTACATAGTGCACAAACCTATCTTCGGCGCAGCCGAGATGATCCAGTTTCTGCTGGCCCTGACGATCTTTTCGGGCCTTGCCGTCATCAATGCCGAGGACGATCACGTCACGGTTGAGCTGTTCGATGTAATGGTGCGGGATGCATTTCCGATTTTATCCAAGGTTCTGGTGCAAGGGGTCTCAATTCTGATTATGGGGCTCATGGTCTGGCAGATGGCGCGGATTGCCGTGCATACCTATGAACTGGGGACAACAACAATCGTGCTGGAATGGCCTATGTGGATCGCCTCCGGCGCAACCGCGTGCTTTGCGGCTATCAGTTTTGTCGTTCAGATCATCGGTCTGTTTGCAGGGCGCCAGTTGCCCCGTCACGATGTGGATCACGTATCATGA